AGTTAAGCCGTTCTTTAATATCCATGTCTAAAGAGATTCAGGAAAAATCTGCAAACGCTCTGCGTCAAACGGCAGAAGAGATAAGGGCGGAAGCGCGCTCAAAAGCACGTGTCAAAACCGGTAATTTGAGAGATTCAATAGTAAAGACAGTTCGCCGCCGTAATAATTCTATTGTTGCAAGGGTGTTTGCTGGTTATCCAAAGTCTGGAAAAGCACATAAAACCAGCACTAAAAAGCAGGCAGCCGGCTCTCGTGATTATTATGCCTTTGCTGTTGAATATGGAACAAAGCGCAGTCGTTCATATCCGTTTTTAAAGCCTGCGGCCAACAAACTGGAAGACCGAGCGC
The DNA window shown above is from Cloacibacillus sp. and carries:
- a CDS encoding HK97 gp10 family phage protein, which codes for MSDRIEVEWADRCNIKLSRSLISMSKEIQEKSANALRQTAEEIRAEARSKARVKTGNLRDSIVKTVRRRNNSIVARVFAGYPKSGKAHKTSTKKQAAGSRDYYAFAVEYGTKRSRSYPFLKPAANKLEDRALERIDAIVNRELNKI